A stretch of Henckelia pumila isolate YLH828 chromosome 4, ASM3356847v2, whole genome shotgun sequence DNA encodes these proteins:
- the LOC140863611 gene encoding uncharacterized protein, which yields MDPKPSPKFGDSVHLPISELERKLCDAEIISPTIFEPQTCSGDTPTSSIANSVSVNRPPVRAPEKKLTLFALRLAVLEKAASGIGTLSFIWATVVLLGGFAITLDKTDFWFITVILLIEGARIFSRSHELEWQHQATWSITDAGMNSFRALRSSSNFVIEVAKAACKSVVPSRKTSQQSRELAGTTNCQASGRDWEVKRMPTRTWTSSEVPLIPYGKWLFNSRNVSKLLYWLQLASATACVVLSMIKLVHRNYGEVEKGDTDKRNRKSALIIFYSLALAEASFFLLEKAYWEWKVSVQKILDQVNKECELGESGLISIRRFFYDAYSRCVNGSIFDGLKMDMTSFAMELLESSSPDEQLIGARILRKFSTIQSFSEDTLQKIGINLSVMGRMVEMLNWKDPQEEEIRYSAAEMLSKLAGIKQNSLRIADIPGALESISSLLHVSRSHTRAADEISEKRIIVDDENYGSWAFNHLGLQILKKLARDHDVCGKIGNTRCLLPKVIEFTHADERLLKNPTAAESQILTVKRSLQVLKMLSSTSGAAGKQLRKEISEIVFTISYIRDILRYGEKQPGLQMLGIEILTNLAIDNNATEIIGGTGGMLKELFNIFLNDELPADQSNVRAAAGEALAMLALESQGTCGRILKLRLHGNLIKALEVPLLRITAARIARNLCAYSGEDSYQQLKSLTAAGPIVLEAIMKEDDKLQEVMIGAAVSIFNLMKSEDSKIMLKKAGVGESDLARRLFSILKKYQDPSIKVPSIRRYAIELAMWMMRDDATNTRSFVSLGMERELESVLETTSELESFNIFSGAVGLCRHRIPMHSLVETAIKMLKE from the exons ATGGATCCTAAGCCATCACCTAAATTCGGCGACAGCGTCCATCTGCCTATCTCTGAGCTTGAAAGAAAGCTCTGCGATGCAGAAATCATCAGTCCCACGATATTTGAGCCACAGACTTGCAGCGGGGATACACCAACGTCCAGCATCGCGAATTCGGTGTCTGTGAACCGGCCGCCCGTTCGAGCTCCTGAGAAAAAGCTCACTCTTTTCGCCCTCCGCCTTGCTGTTCTGGAGAAGGCAGCATCAGGGATCGGGACTCTGAGTTTCATATGGGCTACAGTTGTTTTGCTCGGCGGTTTTGCCATCACTCTCGATAAAACAGACTTCTGGTTCATTACCGTGATCTTGTTGATTGAAGGGGCTAGGATTTTTAGCAGAAGTCACGAGCTTGAATGGCAGCATCAGGCTACATGGTCCATTACCGATGCTGGGATGAATAGTTTCCGTGCTCTGAGATCGAGCTCGAACTTCGTAATCGAAGTCGCTAAGGCAGCCTGCAAATCGGTTGTTCCTTCAAGAAAGACGAGCCAGCAGAGTAGGGAGCTAGCGGGGACAACTAATTGTCAGGCGAGCGGAAGGGATTGGGAGGTGAAAAGGATGCCTACTAGAACGTGGACAAGTTCCGAGGTTCCTCTGATTCCTTATGGAAAATGGTTGTTCAATTCAAGAAATGTCAGCAAGCTTTTGTATTGGCTTCAACTGGCGTCTGCCACAGCTTGTGTGGTTCTATCCATGATCAAGCTTGTGCACCGGAACTATGGGGAAGTGGAGAAAGGTGATACCGATAAAAGGAACCGAAAATCGGCTCTCATCATATTCTACTCGTTGGCTTTGGCTGAAGCATCGTTTTTTCTCTTGGAGAAAGCTTATTGGGAATGGAAAGTTAGTGTTCAGAAGATATTGGATCAGGTGAATAAGGAGTGTGAATTGGGTGAATCGGGTTTGATTTCGATTCGGAGATTCTTCTATGATGCGTATTCGAGGTGTGTGAATGGAAGCATATTTGATGGGCTGAAAATGGACATGACTTCTTTTGCTATGGAGTTGTTGGAATCCAGCTCCCCTGATGAGCAGCTGATTGGAGCAAGAATCTTGCGAAAATTTTCGACGATTCAGTCTTTTTCTGAGGACACACTTCAGAAGATTGGGATCAATTTATCGGTTATGGGGAGGATGGTGGAAATGTTGAACTGGAAAGATCCTCAAGAAGAAGAGATCAGGTATTCTGCAGCCGAAATGTTATCAAAACTGGCTGGTATAAAGCAAAACTCGCTGCGAATAGCTGACATTCCAGGTGCCCTGGAGTCAATTTCATCCCTGCTACATGTCAGCAGAAGCCACACCAGAGCTGCCGATGAAATCTCCGAGAAAAGGATAATAGTTGACGATGAAAACTATGGTTCTTGGGCGTTCAATCATTTGGGGCttcagattttgaagaaacTAGCTCGTGACCACGATGTCTGTGGAAAGATCGGCAACACGAGATGTCTGCTGCCGAAGGTTATCGAGTTCACTCATGCGGATGAGCGGCTGCTGAAGAATCCGACCGCGGCAGAGTCTCAAATTTTGACAGTGAAGCGTTCGTTGCAGGTTCTAAAGATGCTGTCCAGTACCTCGGGTGCTGCAGGTAAGCAACTAAGGAAAGAGATATCAGAGATAGTATTCACAATTAGCTACATCCGTGATATACTAAGATATGGAGAAAAGCAACCAGGGCTGCAAATGCTGGGAATCGAAATTCTAACGAATCTTGCAATAGACAATAATGCAACAGAGATAATTGGAGGTACAGGTGGGATGCTCAAGGAACTGTTCAACATTTTCTTGAATGATGAATTACCGGCAGACCAGAGTAACGTACGCGCGGCTGCCGGTGAAGCATTAGCTATGCTGGCTTTGGAGAGTCAGGGTACGTGCGGACGGATTCTTAAGTTGAGGCTACACGGGAATCTGATAAAAGCTCTGGAAGTTCCATTGCTTCGCATAACTGCTGCAAGAATCGCGCGAAATTTATGTGCCTATAGCGGAGAGGATTCATACCAGCAACTGAAGAGTTTAACTGCTGCAGGACCTATT GTTCTTGAGGCCATAATGAAGGAGGATGACAAATTGCAAGAAGTAATGATTGGAGCGGCAGTCTCTATTTTCAACCTCATGAAATCTGAGGACTCGAAAATCATGCTTAAGAAAGCGGGAGTTGGAGAATCCGACCTGGCTCGTCGCCTTTTCTCGATTCTGAAGAAGTACCAGGATCCATCAATTAAAGTTCCCAGCATAAGAAGGTATGCAATAGAACTTGCAATGTGGATGATGAGAGACGATGCCACAAATACTCGAAGTTTCGTGAGCCTGGGAATGGAGAGGGAGCTTGAATCTGTACTAGAGA